Within Anolis sagrei isolate rAnoSag1 chromosome 3, rAnoSag1.mat, whole genome shotgun sequence, the genomic segment acgctctctacgtggggttgcctttgaagacggctcggaagctccaactagtccaacgggcggcagccatggtactaacaggagcagggcgcagggagcatacaactcctctgctgtaccagctccactggctgccgattagctaccgggcccaattcaaagtgctggcattggcctttaaagccctaaacggttctggcccaacatatctatccgaacgtatctcggcctatcagcccaccaggaccctaagatcttcgggagaggccctgctctccatcccacctgcttcacaggtgcggctggcaggaacgagagacagggccttttctgtggtggccccgcggctttggaatgccctccctatagagataagatcagcctccttgcTGATGGTatttagaaaaaaactgaagacatggatgtttgaacaagcattcggctaatccggtgcgatgaagttcatgatcaaggactggcaatcacagacaacgaaattggactatgattttaattaagagatgcattggtctgtattggtggcccaatactgtgtattgtatatgtgttttatgtttttaatctgaatattgttgcttttaagtgttgtaaaccgcaatgagtcgccgatttaggctgagatattagcggtatacaagtgtactaataaataaataaaataaataataaataaataaataaatactatatattatattattagcatagtacaatatcagtattaaatattagtaatagtaatattacatgtaatataaatatataattataatatataaatatgtttataatatataaatatgttttaataaaaatatgttttaatatgtttattttaaataatatttttaggtgaatgtgtgttttacagttttgtaacccacctcgagttGTGAGGAGAGGCAAACAAGAAATAAAATTTTAgtattataatgttattattatatccagCTCTCTATTGAATGGAATCCTTTCTCTCCCCAGGGCTACTGAGTCGGACGGATCCTTTCCTTTATGGCTGAGGCCCTGTACTTGGCAGCCGGGAAGGCTGGCTGTGTGGTCACGGTGTCGCGTCCCACTGACCGCAGTGTGGCTGTGGGCACCTCTCCCCAGGGACCCTGGAGCGGCAGCGGCGTCTTCTTGACCCTCGACTCAGGCATCATCCTCTGCCACGGCTCCATTTTCTCACCTTTCCTGCTGGAAACGGAGCACCACAGTTCACCCAAATGCAAAGTATTGCTGCCTGAGAGTTTCTCCCCAGATCTCCAGATCCAGGTGCTGGTGATGGATGAAGGCAGCAGCCAACCACCTTGCAGAAGTTTGCCAAGCAGGGATCTGGGGGATAACACCCCAGTGTTGCGGTTCAATCCACTTTCCAGCCAGCAAAAGATCCCCAACAGCCAAAAACACAGAGAAGCCGAACTCATTCTGATGGCTCCTTGCCTGCAGTTCCAGGAGGCTTTTGCCAAAATCTTCAGTGCTTCTGACCAGTGGCATTTTGGAGGGAATGAGGTTGGACAAGAATCTGACTCTGTCGCAGATGAGATGCGTTTCCTGCACTGGTTTGCTTTGCTGAGGATCCTGGACAGCGGTTTCCCCAGTGCCGGGTGGGTGAGCTGTGTGCCATCCAAGTGGCTGAGGAAGGGGGACCCACTCATTGCTTGTGGCTCCCCTTTTGGGGCCTTTTGCCCCGACATTTTCATGAACACCTTCAGCAAAGGGATTGTGAGCAACACCTCGGGAGAAGGCAATGCCCTCATCCTGACAGACGCACGCTGCTTGCCTGGCACGGAAGGCGGCGGGGTTTTTGCAGTCTCAAAGAATGGTTTTCACTTGGTTGGAATCATTGTTGCTCCACTTTGCTGGAAAGCCAATGAGTGGGTTGGCCTGACTCTGGTTTGTGCCGTCGACTGCATCCTGGAAAGTATTGGGCACATCCTTTCTGGGCCCCCTTGGTTTTGCAAAACCTGGTTGCACCCCATGGCACTTGTAACTAAGGCTCGTTATGGTCCGGCAACCAGAGATGGTTTGGTTCAGCAAATGTTAGCCACCGTGGTTCTGGTTGAATGTGGACCAACCTGGGGTTCTGGTGTGATGGTGAATCCTCGGCTTGTGTTGACCTGCCGACATGTGGTCAGTGGCGCCTCCAATGTTTGCGTGAGATTACAGCCCCATCTTGACAAGTAAGTCTGAATTATCATAACATGAGGAACAAGGCTAGATAACAAGTATAGTGTTCTAAAtgctggactccaattcccatcatcctgaaCCTTTATTCGTCTTAGACCTCAGGATTGTATACTGTTAATATCCATGGATAACAAAGGTATATAAATGTAGCCCTAGAAGCTTTGAGTCTTTTTTAAGGGAGGAAAATGCagcataaatatagtaataatataatatactaatagtaaataaatacatgtatatAGTAAACAGTGCtgcttctgagg encodes:
- the TYSND1 gene encoding peroxisomal leader peptide-processing protease: MAEALYLAAGKAGCVVTVSRPTDRSVAVGTSPQGPWSGSGVFLTLDSGIILCHGSIFSPFLLETEHHSSPKCKVLLPESFSPDLQIQVLVMDEGSSQPPCRSLPSRDLGDNTPVLRFNPLSSQQKIPNSQKHREAELILMAPCLQFQEAFAKIFSASDQWHFGGNEVGQESDSVADEMRFLHWFALLRILDSGFPSAGWVSCVPSKWLRKGDPLIACGSPFGAFCPDIFMNTFSKGIVSNTSGEGNALILTDARCLPGTEGGGVFAVSKNGFHLVGIIVAPLCWKANEWVGLTLVCAVDCILESIGHILSGPPWFCKTWLHPMALVTKARYGPATRDGLVQQMLATVVLVECGPTWGSGVMVNPRLVLTCRHVVSGASNVCVRLQPHLDKASVAKGKVIFATKDSSPYDVALVELEESLTNFAIPVLASEFCLGEEVSVVGFGVFGQTCSPSITSGILSAVITVEEKPVMLQATCAVHGGSSGGALFSMRSGNLLGIVASNTRDNSIGVTYPHLNFSIPITVLQPAIWEFIQERRLHAFQELDRVGKRVQVVWRLQREPEAMSLSKL